One window of Pyrus communis chromosome 12, drPyrComm1.1, whole genome shotgun sequence genomic DNA carries:
- the LOC137709934 gene encoding probable WRKY transcription factor 21 — MERESGVCLSMNPGLDFRIHEVAQSSLKHAHRLFGSISEKKHKRSAQEVSLVAQDAVNEFRKLLTLLDGSILSNQKRIRRGPLPESRGINQVELLESHQPSSGFRQLFSNTHQSDHAAANVFRSNGFSMVRERKPSLALQQGHCETSVVLPNNLIMGLNQFSQKPSTSLISMDGSSINTQTRMIHYSSSELFASQDSGSMFSSKKKCEEASTRCLASTGGCHCSKRRKLRIKRRIRVPAVSNKLADIPPDDYSWRKYGQKPIKGSPYPRSYYKCSCVRGCPARKHVERCLEDPNMLVVTYEGNHQHPRFTFQAPSVAI, encoded by the exons ATGGAAAGGGAATCAGGTGTCTGTCTTTCAATGAACCCAGGGTTGGATTTCAGAATTCATGAGGTTGCTCAAAGCAGTTTGAAGCATGCCCATCGCCTCTTTGGTTCCATCTCTGAGAAAAAGCATAAGAGAAGTGCTCAAGAAGTAAGCCTGGTTGCTCAAGATGCAGTAAATGAATTCCGCAAACTGCTTACTCTCCTTGATGGATCAATCTTATCAAATCAGAAGAGGATCAGAAGGGGTCCACTGCCCGAATCCCGTGGCATAAACCAGGTTGAACTGTTGGAATCCCATCAGCCTAGCTCAGGGTTTAGACAGTTGTTTAGTAATACTCATCAGAGTGATCATGCAGCTGCAAATGTGTTCCGAAGTAATGGCTTTAGCATGGTTAGAGAGCGAAAACCGAGCCTGGCATTGCAACAAGGCCACTGTGAAACCAGTGTGGTTCTTCCTAATAATTTGATCATGGGTTTGAACCAATTCTCACAGAAGCCTAGTACTTCTTTGATTAGTATGGACGGAAGTAGCATCAACACGCAGACGCGGATGATTCACTATTCTTCGTCTGAACTCTTTGCTTCTCAAGATAGCGGCTCTATGTTTTCTTCTAAAAAGAAGTGTGAAGAAGCCAGTACAAGATGTTTAGCCTCTACCGGTGGATGTCATTGCTCAAAGAGAAG GAAACTGAGAATAAAGAGAAGAATACGAGTTCCGGCCGTAAGCAATAAGCTAGCTGATATACCTCCTGATGACTATTCTTGGAGGAAGTATGGGCAGAAGCCTATCAAAGGGTCTCCATATCCTAG GAGTTATTACAAATGCAGCTGTGTGCGAGGATGTCCTGCACGAAAGCATGTCGAACGATGCTTGGAGGATCCTAACATGTTGGTTGTTACATATGAAGGCAATCATCAACACCCAAGGTTTACATTTCAAGCACCCTCTGTTGCGATTTAA
- the LOC137711238 gene encoding uncharacterized protein, whose product MLMRGDLDLNSMQAYAGSLDDVVRKTMLSQEIMFKKQVHELHHLYRIQKTLMQNLGRMEFGRYNYSIAGAELNLLPRRNYGRDERMNLLERCKGVDDKIQPRNPELKLHTDQCISYIDPAELKLSLSIQEDNRKEGGTKRIWFDLETHSCSQHMIDLEEPIERTSNEGLEQSPSFSSTAPITSARGTDNSEVSVLFDLIISSSVKKNLFFHAAESNPHLDGSEWNPFNQGLEKRSGGIAINNSSTRRQHFGSYETGLLDLNKIQNDDSSCLSNDHTVAHFSTASSSHLRGLVSKVEEGPHCYETGKKLNNNGSIETSEGFQKYNAGNFKVDGSSISGMGNVSLEAVPRSKIDLQEAVGFHSNDPSNGNNGFIMKLLNSRSSSCTSARQVNYENNKVEDPVFSYTDHCRKVDPDGHGNISSASCKPCCIGEDDSRSVKTMQSEIEYGNSNPFSVDQFSGTHVESQVSETLMGEQDRRSSDSSELKHKDLNKGGDSAELDVLIRAAEALVGISLESSSCCHDCTYEVGGANKMETKESEQPQCSSDSYELLTLNLIESTEDDYCVSLKPSEVNYNDSKEFGIKLRRGRRMKDFQRDILPGLASLSRHEIREDINIMETVLRSREYKKLRGKVADYQSWCTPVKNKRSRLSYVPRRKRNL is encoded by the exons ATGTTGATGCGGGGAGATCTTGATCTGAATTCAATGCAAGCATACGCTGGTTCTCTAGACGATGTTGTGAGGAAGACTATGCTCAGCCAGGAGATTATGTTTAAAAAACAG GTTCATGAACTCCATCATCTATATAGGATACAGAAGACACTGATGCAGAACCTTGGCAGGATGGAGTTTGGTAGATACAATTATAGCATAGCTGGTGCTGAGTTGAATCTTTTACCTCGGAGAAATTATGGAAGAGACGAACGTATG AACTTGTTAGAACGGTGCAAGGGTGTAGATGATAAGATTCAGCCGAGGAATCCTGAGCTTAAACTTCACACAGATCAATGCATTAGCTATATTG ATCCAGCGGAGCTGAAGCTATCCCTGAGCATTCAAGAGGACAATAGGAAAGAGGGAGGTACTAAGAGGATTTGGTTTGATTTAGAAACTCATTCCTGCTCGCAACACATGATTGATTTAGAAGAACCGATTGAAAGGACATCAAATGAGGGCTTGGAACAGTCACCTTCTTTCAGCAGTACTGCTCCAATAACAAGCGCCAGGGGCACAGACAATTCAGAAGTTTCTGTCCTCTTTGATCTGATCATCTCGAGTAGTGTGAAGAAAAATCTATTCTTTCATGCTGCTGAGAGTAACCCTCATTTAGATGGCAGCGAGTGGAATCCTTTCAATCAAG GATTAGAAAAGCGTTCTGGTGGCATTGCAATTAACAATTCATCCACCAGGAGGCAGCATTTCGGTTCATATGAAACAGGGCTACTGGACCTTAACAAAATTCAGAATGATGATTCATCTTGTCTCTCAAATGATCATACAGTAGCCCATTTTTCAACAGCTAGCTCTTCACATTTACGCGGATTAGTTAGCAAGGTAGAGGAGGGCCCTCATTGTTACGAAACTGGgaaaaaactaaataataatggCTCAATTGAAACTTCTGAAGGGTTTCAAAAATACAATGCTGGAAACTTCAAAGTTGATGGATCGAGCATAAGTGGAATGGGCAATGTAAGCTTGGAGGCTGTGCCTAGATCGAAGATAGACCTCCAGGAAGCAGTTGGTTTCCACAGTAATGACCCCAGTAATGGAAACAATGGGTTCATCATGAAGCTCCTAAACAGTCGAAGTAGTTCGTGCACTTCTGCTAGACAAGTAAATTACGAGAACAACAAAGTAGAAGACCCTGTATTTTCATATACTGATCATTGTCGAAAAGTTGATCCAGATGGACATGGCAATATATCTTCTGCTTCATGTAAACCATGCTGCATTGGCGAAGATGATTCCAGAAGTGTAAAGACTATGCAGTCTGAAATTGAATATGGAAACTCAAATCCCTTTTCTGTTGATCAGTTTTCAGGAACACATGTAGAGTCTCAAGTTTCAGAAACCTTAATGGGTGAGCAGGACCGAAGATCTTCTGACAGCAGTGAATTAAAACACAAAGACCTCAACAAGGGAGGGGATTCAGCTGAACTGGATGTTTTGATCAGAGCAGCTGAAGCACTTGTCGGAATCTCATTGGAGAGTTCATCATGTTGTCATGATTGCACTTACGAAGTAGGAGGTGCAAATAAGATGGAAACGAAGGAGAGTGAACAACCGCAGTGTTCTTCTGATTCTTATGAGTTACTCACACTAAATCTAATAGAGAGCACTGAAGATGACTATTGCGTGTCATTAAAGCCTTCTGAGGTGAATTACAATGACAGTAAGGAATTTGGCATTAAGTTGAGAAGGGGGAGGAGAATGAAAGATTTTCAGAGGGACATTCTTCCTGGTCTGGCATCTCTTTCCAGACACGAAATTCGTGAAGATATTAACATTATGGAGACAGTTTTAAGATCAAGAGAGTACAAAAAGCTAAGAGGCAAGGTGGCTGATTATCAGAGCTGGTGTACTCCTGTCAAAAACAAACGTTCACGACTCAGCTATGTTCCGCGGAGGAAAAGAAATTTATGA
- the LOC137709979 gene encoding uncharacterized protein codes for MANLRRSPFTDEIEQMDPPRKFSPPHFTLFKGDEDADRHLIYYLFKLEILEQVGNDNFTSKGFHNWKKKCRLRVHVGGPNSAHNQALLHCEALMKQGLSFRGHDESEDSNNKGNFLELLKFLADHNEGIKDVVFKNAPENLKLTSLEIQKDLVYAVACETTNAIMFDIGDVTFFSVLVDESRDVLVKEQMAVVLHYVNTNGQVVERFMGIKHVPNTTAFSLKEAIDQFFSINGLSISRLHGQDYDGASNMQGEFHGLKTLILKENESAFFIHCFAHQLQLALVAVAKNHIQIGSFFCMVNKVVTIVGASYKCQDMVRERQQAKVMEAIQNYELLSGQGLNQETSLKRASDTRWDSHYGTLVSLINMFSSVIEVLEMIVEDGVSLDQRGEADILLNLLQSFDFVSSLFLMKEILGITNVLSHALQKKGLDIVSAMALVKACKQQLQAMRANGWDAWLDKVSSFCGKHDIDIPDMNDIFVARGRSRHKVENLTNLHHYHVDLNVIDKQLQELNSRFNETSTELLLCVACLSPDDSFSAFDIEKLVRLAQFYPKDFSDMELTLLEDELKNYIFDMRLHNEFSALKGINSLAQKLVETKRDRQYPLVYLLVKLVLILPVATALVERAFSVMKIVKNPHRSRMGDQWLNDSLVVYIEKELRH; via the exons ATGGCTAACCTGAGAAGGTCACCATTCACAGACGAGATCGAGCAAATGGATCCACCGCGGAAGTTCAGCCCACCGCACTTTACCTTGTTCAAAGGAGATGAAGATGCGGATAGACACTTGAT ctatTATCTCTTCAAGCTAGAGATTCTGGAGCAAGTAGGTAATGACAATTTTACTAGCAAAGGGTTTCataattggaagaaaaaatgTCGACTTCGAGTTCATGTTGGAGGTCCTAATAGTGCTCACAACCAAGCTTTACTTCATTGTGAAGCTTTAATGAA ACAAGGTCTTTCTTTTCGTGGTCATGATGAAAGTGAAGATTCAAACAATAAGGGTAATTTTCTTGAGCTTTTGAAGTTTCTTGCAGATCATAATGAGGGTATTAAAGATGTGGTGTTTAAAAATGCTCCTGAAAATCTCAAGTTAACATCACTTGAAATTCAAAAAGATCTTGTGTATGCAGTAGCAtgtgaaaccaccaatgctatcatgtttgATATTGGTGATGTtactttcttttctgttttggttgatgaatcacGTGATGTATTAGTCAAGGAGCAAATGGCAGTTGTACTTCACTATGTGAATACGAACGGACAAGTAGTTGAAAGATTTATGGGCATAAAGCATGTTCCTAATACCACTGCTTTTTCACTTAAAGAGGCAATTGATCAGTTCTTCTCTATAAATGGATTAAGCATATCTAGATTGCATGGACAAGATTATGATGGGGCTAGCAATATGCAAGGTGAGTTTCATGGCCTTAAGACActtattttgaaagaaaatgaaagtgcATTTTTTATTCATTGCTTTGCACATCAACTTCAACTTGCTCTTGTAGCCGTGGCAAAAAATCATATTCAAATTGGCTCTTTTTTCTGCATGGTTAATAAAGTTGTTACTATTGTCGGCGCATCATATAAATGTCAAGACATGGTTAGAGAAAGACAACAAGCCAAAGTTATGGAAGCTATTCAAAATTATGAGCTTCTAAGTGGGCAAGGCTTGAACCAAGAAACTAGTCTTAAACGTGCAAGTGATACACGTTGGGACTCACACTATGGTACCTTAGTAAGCTTGATTAATATGTTCTCTTCTGTAATTGAGGTGCTTGAGATGATTGTAGAAGATGGTGTAAGTCTTGATCAAAGAGGTGAAGCGGATATTTTGTTGAATCTTTTGCAATCTTTTGATTTTGTCTCCAGTCTTTTTTTGATGAAAGAAATATTGGGAATCACAAATGTGTTGTCACATGCATTGCAAAAGAAAGGTCTCGATATAGTGAGTGCTATGGCTTTAGTCAAAGCATGTAAGCAACAACTACAAGCAATGAGGGCTAATGGATGGGATGCTTGGCTTGATaaagtttcttctttttgtggcaagcatgatattgatattCCTGATATGAATGATATCTTTGTAGCTCGAGGGAGGTCACGGCataaagttgaaaatttgacaAACCTTCATCACTACCATGTTGATCTCAATGTTATTGATAAGCAACTTCAAGAGTTGAATAGTCGTTTTAATGAGACAAGTACAGAGTTGCTTCTTTGTGTAGCATGCTTAAGCCCAGATGACTCATTCTCAGCTTTTGACATTGAAAAGTTAGTTCGTCTTGCCCAATTTTATCCAAAAGATTTTTCTGATATGGAGCTCACACTTCTTGAAGATGAACTGAAGAATTATATTTTTGATATGCGTTTGCATAATGAATTTTCTGCGTTGAAAGGAATTAATAGCCTTGCACAAAAGTTGGTGGAGACAAAGAGGGATAGACAGTATCCCTTGGTGTACTTGCTAGTGAAATTAGTATTGATTTTACCTGTTGCGACTGCTTTAGTTGAAAGAGCTTTTTCGGTCATGAAAATTGTGAAGAATCCACATCGTAGTAGGATGGGTGATCAATGGTTGAATGATAGTTTGGTTGTGTACATTGAGAAAGAG CTCCGCCACTGA